Proteins from one Mycteria americana isolate JAX WOST 10 ecotype Jacksonville Zoo and Gardens chromosome 1, USCA_MyAme_1.0, whole genome shotgun sequence genomic window:
- the MRPS33 gene encoding small ribosomal subunit protein mS33, which yields MSNVSNYALRMARLSAQIFGEVVRPTDSKSMKVVKLFSEQPMAKKKEVYSWYPPHNTYYALMKKLRYFGLYRDEHQDFKEEMRRLKKLRGKEKPKKGEGKRALKKK from the exons ATGTCCAATGTTTCCAATTATGCCCTTCGAATGGCCCGGCTTAGTGCTCAGATATTTGGAGAAGTTGTCAGGCCAACTGACTCCAAATCTATGAAAGTAGTAAAGTTATTCAGTGAGCAGCCTATGGCCAAGAAGAAGGAGGTCTACAGCTGGTATCCTCCTCACAACACCTACTACGCCCTCATGAAGAAACTCCGTTACTTTGGTCTCTACAG GGATGAGCATCAGGACTTCAAGGAGGAGATGAGGCGATTGAAAAAGCTCCGTGGGAAGGAAAAACCAAAGAAGGGCGAAGGAAAGAGAGCTCTCAAGAAGAAATAG